The Ailuropoda melanoleuca isolate Jingjing chromosome 4, ASM200744v2, whole genome shotgun sequence region AGGAAACCTTGCTTCTGGATACAGAGGTCCTAGCACAGCACCTGAGGTTGGGTGGATGACGTGGCCGCCTAAGttctggaaaatggggacaaaGCTGGGCTGTCTCAAGGTCTTGTCTGCCTTTGGGTGGCTGTCTGGCGCCCCCTTGTGTTCAGTGTCTGGACCCAAAGAGCCAAAAGACCACGAGGATGGAGTGAGGGTCAAATGGCTAAGTCATTCTCCAAGGATGGCCTGTGGCCATGAGAAGCCAGTGGAAGGGGCTCAGAAGTGGGCCATCTGGGATGTCCTCCCAGCCGTGGTGGAAAAGCACGTGCTGGGACAAGCGGCCTCATGTGGGACAGTGGAGGTTGTGTCCAAGCTCACCCAGTTGCCTCCACCAGGGAGATGGGTCTCTGTGTCCCTCCTGCTGGGTATTTGGCCAGCAGGCTCATTCCTCCTGACTTAGTGCCCAGGCCAGGGACTTATagcttcttttttgttctttaaagagaaattgaCTGCTCCTCTGTAGCCAGCTTGGGCCCCCGAGGAGACATTGCAAGACAGTTCTGAATGTGCTAAGTCCGTGGGCGGTAATGGGCACGGTGTGCCCAGCAGAGCCACTTCCCACCCTTGGCCATAAATAGTCCTTAACGGGCTCACCCAGAAGGCTTGGTGCTGGCTCTTCCTCCTCGCCTGCCCGTTCCCCCTGTCTCCCACCCCTGGAGCTCTGTCAGCCCAGCCAGATCACCAAATCCTGCCCTGGTATGAAAAGGTGTCCTTCATGCCTGGATCATGGCACCTTCAGCACAGGCTGCAGACCAATGCCAGGCTTCCAGGACTGGTTCTGGCCATAGAACAGGGCTTGACCCAGGAAGCACTGATGGAAGCCTTAATTCTTGGCTACAGCCTGGCTGCTCCTCATACAGGCTGAGTCACATACATCATAGAAAGCATGTCACTCACGCTCTCTAACCCCAGCCTCTTCGTCAGCAAAAGGCGATCTCAGCCCCAGAATGAGCCCAGCCTAGGTCTCATGATTTTTGAGAGTTGAGAATGTTGGTAACTCTAACTGACAAGCACCTTCTTGCCTCTAAGCCTTTGCAGCTGCTTTTCCCACTGCCTGGAACagtttcctcccctctctccttcccttggtGAACACCTCTTTACCGTCAGTCAAAGCATAGACTTCTTCAGGAGCCCTTCTAGAGTCCCCTAAGCGTGGGCTTGGTCCCCGCCAGTGATCCCCATAACCCTCTGCTTGGCCCTGGCCCCAGCAGTGGTCACGTGGTCTGGTAATTGGCTGTCTGTTGGTCTGGGCCCTCCGCTTTAGTAAACCCCATGAGACAAGAACAGAGATCGCCTGGGCACCTGCAGGGCCTGGTACAGTGCCcggcacatggtaggcactcagtaCATAGGCGCTTGACAAGATAGATGGGCTCAGAATGAAACACAGGCTGGGGCCAGAGAGCAGAGGGCAAGGCAGCAAGGAAGCtaagaaaatgcacacacatcCATGGTGTGTCCACTGTCTGCACAGTGGCCTGCAACCCACCGTGTCATGTCCCTGGAGATCTCCGCCCGCCCTTTTAGTGCTCTGGCCTGTTCGAGAGAGGAGCCATGGGATCACTCGGGCTGGGAGCCTGTGCCCCAGCTCGGACCACAGAATAGCTCTGCTTTTGTTCGTTTGCGTTCGTGTTTCTCAATGCACTTGTGCTGATAAAATCGGGCTCTgtgttaaaaggaagaaagacaaagacaaacgTAAAGACCGCTGATTTAGTCTAcgccctcattttacagataaggaaaagcaagccagagaggagaggggacgTTCTCCAGCATCACGCAGCTCAGCACCAGAGTAGGAAGACCCAGCATCTCCAGCTTTTTATACACGTGTCAGAGGGAGGGACGAAGGTGGGGGGTTGTTATTCAGAGTGAAGGGCCGAGGGACTGAGAGGAGACTGAGAGGCCCAAGCGGTGCCCAGATTGCAATGTGTGCTCCCTCTGGCATCATACGCCACCCTCCCCGATGGGAGCCAGCCTCCCTCTGCACTGGTGTCTCCCTCAGGCACCAGAGGACGTGATGGTGAGAGTTCCCACGCACAGGGTCGTGCACACACGCAAGCACCCACGCCCACCCTGCCTGGTCCTGACAGCTGTTCCCGCAACTACTGTCTTCTTAGGCCACGGAGGGCTGAACCAGCTGGGAGGGGCCTTTGTGAACGGCAGACCCCTGCCCGAGGTGGTGCGTCAACGCATCGTGGACCTGGCCCACCAGGGGGTGAGGCCCTGCGACATCTCCCGCCAGCTCCGAGTCAGCCATGGCTGTGTCAGCAAGATCCTTGGCAGGTAAGCACGAAATTCAGTGCGCGCCACCTTCCCTGCAGGGCTTGCCTTGGGCGGCCCATCTCGCAGCCAGACCCCTTCCCGGGGGCACTGGGTTTGTCCCGATGTCCAGCTTCGGTCCTGGTGGTGCTTCCAGGCCTCCCCGCCCACTGCTCTTCTGTTATTTTCCtgtccttgcttctttctttgtccttttctccttccttttgtttcGCCCTCTTGCTCTTCTCCTCTGCCCTATCTCTCATTTTTAGGGGCTTCTCTACTCCTAAAGCAGGAGAATCTTCTCCAAAGCACCCACCCCAACCCTGGCTGAGACCAAGGGAAATGGAGCCGCTAGAGAGGGGCACAGGATCGAGGTGGTTCCTGcgatccacccccacccccagggatgTCTCAGTGTGCTTCTCAAACTCTTAATTCCCAGAGCACCTGCACCAGAAGCACCAGGGCTCCTTGATGAGATGTGGAGCCCTAAGGCCTGGTCCAGACCTACATATAAATCACAGCATCCACGCCGGGAGCCAGTCCTGGGTGCCGTAATTTTTAGGAGATGACCAGGCACCAGTTATGAACACTCACTCCAGAGCAGTGGTTCATCGCCCTGGCTGACTGTTAGAGTCACCTTGggaagcttaatttaaaaaaaagaaattatgtctaGGCCCCAGCCCACGCCCATTAAAGCAGAACTTTAGGAGAACGGGCCCAAGTTTTTGTACAGTGTTGAGGCTCCTTCAAGGGATTCCCATTTCCTGTAGCCAGAGTTCAGGACTGCTGACCCTAAGGTCAGGAGGGACCAGGAGCAGCAAAGCCCTGCTTCCGCGCTGACACAGCATAGTCTGAGAGCCACTCCCAAAATGCCCCTGCACTGGGGGACTTGGGGCTTTGCCTCGGCTCAGCGCACCTGTCTCTCTCATGCAGCTCATAGGTGGATTCAACGGGAGTTCTGGCTTAATGAGGCAAAGGGACCTGACTGTAGCTGAACCATGGAGAGCCCTGGCTTCCCGACTGAAGTTGCCAAGGGCAAGGGTCAGGAGAGGGGCTCCCAAGATGGGCTGCAGTATCCCCGAGAGATGAACCTAGAATGGCTATGACAGACAAGCAGAGTTTTAAAGAACCAGACTTTACTCTACAGTAGAAGAGACCAGAGAGTTTCCACCACAAAGAGGGGAAAGTTATCCTGACATAAGTCACAGATCTCCCAAAGCAGCTGGCTGGGGGCTCTGGAGAGAGGAAAAGTGGATAGCCTGGGAGAACAGGCTTGACTTAAGAGGCCGGACGTGGCCAGGGATCCAGGCCAGGCTGGTGTTCCAGAGTCCAGGAAGAACAGCTTCCACCCAAACCATGCAATCTGGTAGAAAACCAGTGGCCAGCtagggggtggcgggggggggggggcggggagaaggcaggggaaCAAAGATGAACCAGTAAGACAGAGCAGAGGGCCCAGGGATCCAAACTGGCTTCCTGGGGAGGGTAAAACCAGGATGGCCAAGAACGGCGAGTCAGGCTTTAACCCCAGAAAGCTGCGTGGAGAACCCTGCCACTGtgatcctgtgtgtgtgcacagagtaCGTGCAGCAGAGCTTCCTTTCTAAGAAGGGAAATCTGCTCCATAGGTGGCCCTTGGGGGAGCTCAGACGCAGGAGACTGGctggagggaaaaaggagaagccAGGTGTCCAGGGTGAAGTCTTTAGCAGAGGGTTCTGGTTTGTCAGCAGCATAAACTATTCATGCAAGGGGAACAGACCGTGCCAGGAACACCAAGTGTCTGAGGCCAGCCCTGGGGGTGCATTTTAGCCCCAGAAGCCTTGGAGAGGAACGAGAGTCTCTGGCTAAGACCCTGCCCGGAGACCCCACCTGCTTACTGGGTAATTCTTTGGGGTTCTCTATTGGAGTAGGTACTACGAGACCGGCAGCATCCGGCCTGGAGTGATAGGGGGCTCCAAGCCCAAGGTGGCTACCCCCAAGGTGGTGGAGAAGATTGGAGACTACAAGCGGCAGAACCCCACCATGTTTGCCTGGGAGATCCGAGACCGGCTCCTGGCGGAGGGGGTCTGTGACAATGACACTGTGCCCAGTGTCAGCTCCATCAACAGGTGAGAGGGACACAGTGcccggggtggaggggggagagggcagggtaCCTGGGCTTTGGGGGAACCATGACGGAGACCCAAAGAAGGGCCTGGCTTGGGTGGAACAGAGCCTAGGAAGGGGCCTCCTGCTGAAGAATTCAGCAGGAAGCACCCCACCCCCTGGAGCAGGTATCCNNNNNNNNNNNNNNNNNNNNNNNNNNNNNNNNNNNNNNNNNNNNNNNNNNNNNNNNNNNNNNNNNNNNNNNNNNNNNNNNNNNNNNNNNNNNNNNNNNNNNNNNNNNNNNNNNNNNNNNNNNNNNNNNNNNNNNNNNNNNNNNNNNNNNNNNNNNNNNNNNNNNNNNNNNNNNNNNNNNNNNNNNNNNNNNNNNNNNNNNNNNNNNNNNNNNNNNNNNNNNNNNNNNNNNNNNNNNNNNNAGGGCAGGTTCCCTGCTAGCGCGGCAGCTGGTGTCGTTCCCAACCAAGACAACACTAGCCAGGAGCCTCCTTCTCACCCAAAGAGAGGTTTCAATAGGAAAGTGAACATAAAAGTAGGGGGAAAGCTCTGGGCTGGAGATCCCGGGCATGCCCACAGGGCCATCAGGTAGTAGGTACAACAGTGAGGGGGGGGCGGTGATTGCCAAGGACGACCGTCTAGAGTGGACGTTAACACTGGGGTTTGAGAAAAGCCTGGAAAACATACACATCGAACAGaacaaaggagggaggaaaaccccaggaaagagaaacaaaagcaagtcTGAAGGTATGAGGAACCAGGAGAGAGCGTCGTCACAGAAATGTCCCCAGGGAGGAGAACGTAGCACCCGCAccactcccctcccacccagtACCAGGTGCTGGAGGACCTGCTGAGCCTGGGGCACACGGCAGGGTAACCAAGGAGcagccaggaaggaaaggaaagaaataggaaCAGCAAGTATGACTACTTCTTGAGAAATCTGGTCGAACACGATAGTAAGAAAAAAGTTCATCATCAAGGGGAGAATattggggggaggaggcaggggtggggaagcaaCATAGATGAATTTCACCGTGTTTGTAGGTCCAGGGGAAAGACCTAGTAGAAAGGGAGAGGTAAATAACATAAAAGGAATATGAGGCTAATTTACGGAGTAGAGTTCAGAACAGGTGGAAGGGTGAGGCGTCAATGCGAAATGAAGAAGTGTAAGTCACAGCTTTAGCCCGCTGCTGTCTCTCCGCTCCAGTTGGTtagcctgggggcggggggtggcgggggagaAGTGCAAGGCTCGGATACCAAGGCCATGCAGCAGGTCGGGGCTGAAGCCAGACGCGGGATGCTGCTTCTCCGCGTGCCCGCCCCTTGTGTGCTAGAGTGAGGCCTAGGGGCCTAGGTAACCCATAACCGTGGATGCTGGCACGATCCAGTGTACATGCTTGCAGTGAAAGGTGGAAGGATGGAACGAGAAGTTGCAACACTAGGTTTCCGTGGTCCTGGAACATTTTTTCTAGGAGTGGTATGAGGCAGAGACCCTGGCCTCTATTCCAGAAAGGCACTAGGCCAAGGGGAGCAGCTGGGAGGTTGCAGTGGGAGCGCAGGCCTGCAAGCAAGCGAGGGTGCTGGGAACGACAGTGCCACCAGGCTAAGTACGTCAGAGCCTGCTTAGCATCGGCAAGGCCATTCCTTTGTGCAAGGGGAGCAGGCACCGTGTGATCTAAAGGACATCTCAAGGCAGCCCCCGCCCCTCCCGTGGTAGTCCTGCCGCCCTGACACCCTTTGGAGCTAAAGCAAAAACCCCCAGGTCATTAAGCAGAAATTTTCCCAAAGCAACACCTTGAACCAGTGTCACTCCAGGACTGGACAGAGGTGTgaggaatgagaaagaaagaggacagtCCTGGAGTCTGCCACATAGGGATCCCCCAGTGGGGAGACTATGCAGCAGCCATCACAGTGGCCGCACACCGGCCCCTCACGTCTGGAAAGCATTTTTTCTGTCGCATGTATATACGGAAGCATTAGTTAGACTTTTGTGACAGGTGCCAGGTAGACAAAGACAGGGCCCCTGCCGTTGAGGAGAATCCATAAAGGAATCCAAACAGATAAAGAGACTGATCAATGTAATCAGCGCCATGATGGAGACTTGAATGGAGGACTATGGGGGCCCAGAAAAATTCTCCGTGTGCCTTAAGGGTGTAGGATTGGTGCCTGTAACAGGAGTTTTGCACAATgagcctctctcttttccttctaccaTTCCTGCTCCTCAGAGCTCTATAAGGAGCTTATAGAGAGACCAAAGAATGCCCTAATGCCTCCCTAAATGGTCACTTCTCCATAGTACACATTTCTGGACAGCAGGCTTCAGCTGGGGCTTTGCAGGCTTCCAGACCCTTCACTGTAGAACAGTCCTATCTGGCCCTGGGAACATTGGCATCCCTTGTCTGAGGGCCTTCACACTCAGAGCCTGCTCATGTCCAGCCAGACAGGCTTGTCTTCCTCTtccacacccacccctccccacccacgaCGCTCCAGACCATGCAAAGGGCCTCTGCTTATGAAGCTTCAAACCTCTTTCTGGTTCACACCTTCCCCCCAGCCCAACCAGGGGCTCCCACTCATTCCCAGCTTCCGGCCTCAAAGCCCACCCCATTGTCCACAGCTGCATGGGAAGGTGGTCAGCACAGTGGGCGGTCCAGCCCTTCCCAGTGCAGGAAGGAAGGCTGCACCCACCTCTGGGCATTTGGTGGTGACTTACCCAAAGGAGTCCACTCCCCCACACCGGACACAGGAAGGACAAAAGACCTTCCGTTACAGGGACTCAGCTCAAAACCTCAAACCATAGGGGCCATCTCCATCTTCAGCCAGCAGGCTCTTTCCAGACTCTGCTACCCGCCTGTCTACACCACAGTAAATGTCTTCCAATGTCTTGAGAGCACCAAGACCTCGTGCATGGATTTATTTTCACGTGGAAACTTCTTCACCTGGTTATCTCCTAGTCATCCCTCCTGCAACCTCCAACTGACCACTTACGGGCTCCCCTAACACCTGACCTTAACC contains the following coding sequences:
- the LOC117802013 gene encoding paired box protein Pax-8 → MPHNSIRSGHGGLNQLGGAFVNGRPLPEVVRQRIVDLAHQGVRPCDISRQLRVSHGCVSKILGRYYETGSIRPGVIGGSKPKVATPKVVEKIGDYKRQNPTMFAWEIRDRLLAEGVCDNDTVPSVSSINR